Genomic DNA from Gloeocapsa sp. PCC 73106:
TTTTTACTAAAACTCTGCTTGTTAATCTTCGCCAGCACCATCTCGCTAACCCCTGCTTGGGCTACTGGTGTATACGATTTACCGGTTCCCGATGCTTCCACTTGGGTAATCGATCAAGCCGAGGTCATCAGTCGCAGCAATGAAGGTCAATTGAGTACAACCCTCGCTAATCTAGCTAAAACTACTGGTAACCAAGTTAGAGTAGTCGCTATACGTCGTCTTGACTACGGTCAAAATATCGAGACCTTGAGTGATGAACTATTTACTACTTGGTTCCCCACTCTTGAAGCTCAAAGCCATCAAACCCTGATCGTCCTCGATACTCTCACTAATGACGCAGCGATACGCACAGGAACAGAGGTTA
This window encodes:
- the psb32 gene encoding photosystem II repair protein Psb32, which produces MKFLLKLCLLIFASTISLTPAWATGVYDLPVPDASTWVIDQAEVISRSNEGQLSTTLANLAKTTGNQVRVVAIRRLDYGQNIETLSDELFTTWFPTLEAQSHQTLIVLDTLTNDAAIRTGTEVKTLLDDATATSVVEETIGIPLKQGNKYNQAFLGAGDRLVAILSGAEDPGPPQFDNDLNLEGTFTQAEDTKKGNAAIWVIVLLVLATVIPMATYFFYMGFPN